One Torulaspora globosa chromosome 5, complete sequence DNA window includes the following coding sequences:
- a CDS encoding uncharacterized protein (ancestral locus Anc_4.191), producing MSVCLAVTKSIAVSSLGIYAGMLTTTTLVSYITPLKVITQHLSPVICKLGEVASVLATLSTGFFAASYFGAPPHLRHPYLLYGALVAPVSALYLWAISRCNHKYYSKRGCRRGGDAEDASSAPQLNDSVVDLGKDAPAGHPAISENSSAKCPFAPASKECHCHRPPRCQAKIVAHLTLISAATVAGFVASVVGVYGEGQFA from the coding sequence ATGTCGGTGTGTTTAGCTGTGACCAAGAGCATCGCTGTTTCCTCGCTCGGCATCTACGCCGGTATGCTGACGACCACCACGCTGGTCTCCTACATCACGCCTCTTAAGGTAATCACCCAGCATCTAAGTCCCGTCATTTGCAAGCTGGGCGAGGTCGCCTCCGTCCTGGCCACCTTGTCGACCGGTTTTTTCGCCGCCAGCTACTTTGGCGCCCCTCCACATCTCAGACACCCCTATCTCCTATACGGCGCCCTGGTCGCTCCGGTCTCCGCGCTCTACCTGTGGGCGATCTCGCGCTGCAACCACAAATACTACAGCAAGAGGGGCTGCCGCCGCGGCGGCGACGCGGAGGACGCGTCCTCCGCGCCACAGCTCAACGACTCCGTCGTCGACTTGGGCAAGGACGCACCTGCGGGCCATCCCGCCATCTCGGAAAACAGCTCCGCCAAGTGCCCATTCGCTCCGGCCTCCAAGGAGTGCCACTGCCACAGACCGCCAAGATGCCAAGCCAAGATTGTTGCCCACTTGACTCTGATCTCCGCAGCGACTGTCGCAGGCTTCGTTGCCTCCGTTGTTGGTGTCTACGGCGAAGGCCAGTTTGCCTAA
- the MUP1 gene encoding Mup1p (ancestral locus Anc_4.195) → MAGKGRSFVSQLNIFNKQNYVFSKESSVENGSSEDVEDHFVTELDRGKKELGLFSCICLICNRMLGTGVFATSSTIYTLCNSTGLALVMWAVGAIISLAGLFVYMEFGTAIPKNGGEKNYLEFIYKKPKFLVTSMYASYIFFLGWAAGNSVNTAVMFLTAANAEITEWNQRGIAVAVVGFAFLINGVNVKAGIYLQNLLGVFKIGIVLFISVTGWVALGGGLKKDYNLHNAFEGADQATAYGVVNALYNVIWSFVGYSNVNYALGEVKNPVRTLKVAGPTALVAIAIIYIFVNMAYYAVVPKEKLISSKLILAADFFDIVFGGQAKRAAAVFVGLSALGNVLSVIFSQGRIIQQLGREGILPFPSFFASSKPFNSPFVGLLQHFIVCVVTIIAPPPGDAYNFILNLISYPMNIINFCVSTGLLYIYWKRRRGELEWDPPIKAGYFITIFFSLANLYLIVAPYVPPVGNQSVYEHLPYWIHCVVAWGIFGFGGCYYLVTSQILPRLGHYQLMTREVLGDDGFWRNEVIKVYADASLSEESVYENDQPVYGESSKGESKKYSSNQTFDDC, encoded by the coding sequence ATGGCAGGAAAAGGTCGATCGTTTGTATCTCAGCTGAATATTTTCAACAAGCAGAACTATGTGTTTAGCAAGGAAAGCAGCGTTGAGAATGGTTCCTCTGAGGATGTGGAAGACCACTTTGTCACGGAACTGGATAGGggcaagaaggaattggGACTGTTTTCATGCATTTGTCTGATCTGCAATAGAATGCTTGGGACCGGTGTGTTTGCGACGTCGTCTACGATCTACACGCTGTGCAACTCGACAGGGCTTGCGCTTGTGATGTGGGCAGTCGGTGCCATCATCTCGCTGGCGGGTCTCTTTGTCTACATGGAGTTCGGCACGGCTATTCCAAAGAATGGTGGTGAGAAAAACTACCTGGAGTTTATCTACAAGAAACCCAAGTTTCTGGTCACGTCGATGTATGCGTCGTACATTTTCTTCCTGGGCTGGGCCGCGGGCAACTCGGTGAATACGGCCGTGATGTTTCTGACGGCAGCAAACGCGGAGATCACTGAGTGGAACCAGCGTGGTATTGCTGTCGCGGTGGTCGGCTTCGCGTTCTTGATAAACGGGGTGAACGTGAAGGCCGGTATCTATCTGCAGAACCTCTTGGGTGTGTTCAAGATTGGGATCGTGCTGTTTATTTCAGTGACCGGCTGGGTTGCCCTCGGAGGCgggttgaagaaagattaTAATCTTCACAATGCATTTGAGGGTGCTGACCAGGCTACGGCTTACGGAGTTGTCAACGCTTTATACAATGTGATCTGGTCGTTTGTCGGATATTCGAACGTCAATTACGCCCTTGGAGAGGTCAAGAATCCGGTTAGAACATTGAAGGTTGCTGGTCCAACCGCTTTGGTCGCTATTGCTATCATCTACATCTTCGTCAACATGGCCTATTACGCTGTTGTTCCAAAGGAGAAGTTGATCTCGTCCAAGCTCATCCTGGCTGCagatttcttcgatatcgTGTTCGGTGGCCAAGCAAAGAGGGCGGCGGCAGTTTTTGTTGGTTTAAGTGCCCTGGGCAATGTGCTTTCAGTCATTTTCTCGCAGGGTAGAATCATTCAACAGCTGGGGCGCGAAGGGATCTTGCCATTTCCAAGTTTTTTCGCCTCGTCCAAACCATTCAATTCTCCATTCGTGGGGTTGCTGCAGCATTTCATAGTCTGTGTGGTCACGATCATCGCTCCGCCACCCGGAGATGCTTATAACTTCATTCTAAACCTGATCTCATATCCAATGAATATCATCAACTTTTGTGTCAGCACAGGTCTTTTATACATCTACTGGAAACGCAGGCGGGGTGAGTTAGAGTGGGATCCTCCCATTAAGGCTGGCTATTTTATCActatcttcttttccttggCCAACCTGTATCTGATTGTCGCGCCATATGTCCCACCTGTCGGGAACCAATCCGTTTATGAACACTTACCATATTGGATTCATTGTGTTGTTGCTTGGGGTATCTTCGGGTTCGGTGGTTGCTATTATTTAGTCACCAGCCAGATACTGCCGAGACTTGGTCACTATCAGCTGATGACCAGAGAGGTTCTCGGTGATGATGGATTTTGGAGAAATGAAGTCATCAAGGTATACGCGGACGCCAGTCTATCGGAAGAAAGCGTTTACGAAAATGATCAGCCTGTTTATGGTGAGTCCTCCAAAGGTGAATCGAAGAAATACAGCAGTAATCAAACTTTTGATGACTGTTGA
- the RSC2 gene encoding Rsc2p (ancestral locus Anc_4.196), translated as MSEEGNSLQSRLRAEYEALFTLKEENGLEIYPIFNVLPVKKEYPDYYALIKNPVSLNTLKKRVPHYTDPQSFVNDVVQIPWNAKTYNTKESAIYRYAGILEKYVKEHLVPNLQKFYPQVEYPYLGPLPDEIEAHRKLHPGGTLPAPRNTVTIKTRRNRERDASVGPGEAEEEEEDEEYNVEEEDDEEYTEGRRLPHLKLTLHRGMHQAHSPPSQHRSHSSTPKPYGRHQQQRTHMRRGRPPVIDLPYVQRIKNVLKMLKKEIDDENEPLTATFEKLPDEMRDAKYYTMISNPICLEEIRKKVKTRKYKDFQAFQNDFTLMLTNYRLYHRAEPHYMKRAAVLEKKFNVFARHELSKPDRDYMPEGELRYPMDELNLNGKNYKIGDWVLLENPNDATKPTVAQIFRLWSTSDGRRWLNGCWYLRPEQTVHRVDRLFYKNEVVKSGQYRDHLVEEIVGKCYVIHFTRFQRGDPDIKLEGPLFVCEFRYNENEKIFNKIRTWKACLPEEIRDQEEVTIPVNGRKFLKYPSPLKHLLPPNASYNDPIPQPTEGAVNAPPLIGAVYLRPKLERDDLGEYSTSDDCPRYIIRPGDPPEEGKIDFETSTILTNTTTATALPKTSQSNSRLASLKHNRSGTGLSGMRNGLYSSPIGSAAALANASQGSRLGTPNGLGPGQQLTVQGLKQHQLNKQQLHLQQQQQHKRSQASGYNLATVVNNLAAQASKTSLGYISIDAPSSFVLPISITKNVDVLQREDYDSQVRRLGKDQVPRRKRHKGEVLWFRGPSVAIEERLLNSGDKRLQPPLNRWFSKNVNKKPKPKLDYEEIEELVDTNEIDMEEDDDSEDSEYDITLDQEDEALPDSFPLGLRPSARFMAFKLAARDKSAETESI; from the coding sequence ATGTCAGAAGAGGGTAATTCACTGCAATCGCGGTTGCGAGCCGAGTACGAGGCGTTGTTTACGTTGAAAGAGGAGAATGGCCTGGAAATCTACCCCATCTTTAATGTGCTGCCTGTGAAAAAGGAGTATCCGGATTACTATGCTCTGATCAAGAACCCGGTGTCGTTGAACACTCTCAAGAAGCGTGTGCCGCACTACACCGATCCGCAGAGCTTTGTGAACGACGTGGTGCAGATACCGTGGAATGCAAAGACGTACAATACAAAGGAATCGGCTATTTACAGGTATGCTGGGATCCTAGAGAAGTATGTGAAGGAGCATCTGGTTCCAAACTTGCAGAAGTTCTATCCTCAGGTGGAATATCCTTATCTGGGGCCGCTGCCCGATGAGATCGAAGCTCATAGGAAATTGCATCCAGGCGGAACGCTGCCAGCACCTAGGAACACAGTTACGATTAAGACGAGGAGAAACCGGGAGCGCGACGCCAGCGTGGGACCGGGAGAGGcggaagaggaggaggaggacgaggagTACAatgtcgaagaagaggatgacgaggagTATACAGAAGGGAGAAGGCTTCCACATCTCAAGCTCACTCTGCACAGAGGGATGCACCAAGCACACTCGCCGCCATCGCAGCACCGGTCGCACTCATCCACGCCAAAACCGTACGGAAGgcatcagcagcagagaACTCACATGAGACGTGGCAGACCACCAGTGATCGATTTGCCTTATGTTCAGAGAATCAAAAATGTGCtgaagatgctgaagaaggagattgACGATGAGAACGAGCCTCTGACCGCTACGTTTGAAAAACTGCCGGATGAGATGCGCGACGCCAAATACTACACTATGATATCGAATCCTATTTGCCTCGAGGAGATCAGGAAAAAGGTCAAGACCCGTAAATACAAGGACTTCCAGGCGTTTCAGAATGATTTTACtctgatgttgacgaaTTACCGACTGTATCATCGTGCAGAACCGCACTACATGAAACGAGCAGCCGTCttagagaagaagtttaATGTGTTTGCACGCCACGAGTTGTCCAAACCGGATAGGGATTACATGCCTGAAGGTGAGTTACGTTACCCTATGGATGAGTTGAATCTCAATGGGAAGAACTACAAAATTGGTGATTGGGTCCTTCTCGAAAATCCCAACGATGCGACTAAACCTACTGTGGCTCAAATTTTCAGGCTTTGGAGTACATCTGATGGCAGAAGGTGGCTGAACGGATGTTGGTATTTAAGACCTGAACAGACGGTACACAGGGTCGACAGATTGTTTTACAAGAACGAAGTCGTCAAATCGGGACAGTATAGAGACCATTTGGTCGAGGAAATTGTTGGAAAATGTTACGTCATCCATTTCACTAGATTCCAACGTGGTGATCCAGACATCAAATTGGAAGGACCACTCTTTGTTTGTGAGTTCCGTTAtaatgaaaatgaaaagatttTCAACAAGATAAGAACTTGGAAGGCATGTCTACCGGAGGAGATTCGAGACCAGGAAGAAGTGACAATTCCTGTAAATGGCAGGAAATTTCTCAAGTATCCATCTCCTTTAAAACACCTTCTACCACCAAACGCATCCTACAACGACCCCATACCTCAGCCCACTGAGGGCGCTGTCAATGCTCCGCCTCTGATTGGTGCAGTCTACCTGAGACCAAAACTAGAGAGGGATGACCTTGGAGAGTATTCAACATCCGACGATTGTCCACGTTATATCATCAGACCAGGCGACCCGCCTGAGGAAGGTAAAATTGACTTCGAAACAAGCACAATTTTAACTAACACCACTACCGCGACTGCCTTACCGAAAACAAGCCAGTCAAATTCCAGGCTCGCATCCCTGAAACACAACAGATCCGGCACCGGCTTGAGTGGGATGAGGAATGGGTTGTATTCTTCACCTATTGGCTCTGCAGCCGCGTTAGCGAACGCATCGCAGGGTAGTAGGTTGGGGACCCCGAACGGTCTGGGTCCCGGCCAGCAGTTGACCGTACAGGGTCTCAAGCAACATCAGCTCAAcaaacagcagctgcatcttcaacagcaacaacagcacAAGAGGTCACAAGCGTCCGGCTACAATCTCGCGACCGTCGTAAACAACCTCGCGGCACAAGCGTCCAAGACCTCCTTGGGATACATTTCAATCGACGCTCCGAGCTCGTTTGTCCTGCCCATCTCAATCACCAAGAATGTCGATGTGTTGCAACGCGAGGACTACGATAGCCAGGTAAGAAGGCTTGGCAAAGACCAGGTGCCCAGAAGAAAACGTCACAAAGGTGAGGTGCTATGGTTTAGAGGTCCCAGCGTGGCTATCGAAGAGAGGCTTCTGAACTCCGGCGACAAGCGTCTGCAGCCACCGCTCAACAGAtggttttcaaagaacGTGAACAAGAAACCAAAACCAAAGCTTGACTATGAGGAGATAGAAGAACTCGTGGACACAAACGAAATTGATATggaagaggacgacgaTTCCGAAGATTCAGAATACGATATAACCCTCGACCAGGAGGACGAAGCCCTCCCAGATTCCTTCCCACTCGGTCTGCGCCCGTCAGCTCGCTTTATGGCCTTTAAGCTGGCAGCACGTGACAAGAGTGCCGAAACGGAGTCAATATAA
- the MCO32 gene encoding Mco32p (ancestral locus Anc_4.193) gives MVAILQSDGPLNTFLVYTKKYLSSTHGWKEARSVDGRRTSNMSFRASAALSNCWQGSVRCYSARHSNLGQITEYLLKEGVPNLLQTSFEDRYLDEQIRLRFLPTTHPYFPVLQGKTKYKASLNAIRVISNKLILSKDCKLHVNSVTTLLRDNKTHRYNCVTGNDKLVVKWQSCTPQETFQHRGTQGKVSSVPQNLLAETAPPVVKYILHPTGKPLSKEMISNEEPLVAESDLINRVVKGIFVFEFNEDNSKISVHTFEDVEMIDFKKIETGALAC, from the coding sequence ATGGTTGCCATCTTACAGTCAGATGGCCCTCTTAACACATTCTTGGTGTATACGAAAAAGTACTTAAGTTCGACCCATGGCTGGAAAGAAGCTCGGTCTGTAGACGGTCGACGAACGAGCAATATGTCCTTCAGagcttcagctgctctgTCAAATTGTTGGCAGGGATCTGTGCGATGTTACTCAGCTAGGCACAGCAATTTGGGTCAGATAACGGAGTATCTTCTTAAGGAAGGAGTTCCGAACTTACTGCAAACGTCCTTTGAAGACCGCTACCTGGATGAACAAATCCGGCTGCGTTTCCTGCCTACGACTCATCCGTATTTCCCGGTGTTGCAGGGGAAGACCAAGTATAAGGCTTCTTTGAATGCTATACGGGTTATAAGCAATAAGCTGATACTGAGCAAGGACTGCAAGTTGCATGTGAACTCCGTGACGACTTTGCTGAGGGACAACAAGACTCACCGATACAATTGTGTGACTGGAAATGACAAGCTAGTCGTGAAATGGCAAAGTTGTACGCCGCAGGAGACATTTCAGCATCGTGGAACCCAAGGTAAAGTGAGCTCTGTGCCACAGAACTTGCTGGCAGAGACAGCGCCTCCCGTAGTCAAATACATCCTTCATCCAACAGGTAAACCACTATCCAAGGAGATGATAAGCAACGAGGAACCCCTGGTGGCAGAGAGCGATTTGATAAACCGTGTGGTCAAGGGAATATTTGTATTTGAGTTTAACGAAGATAATTCTAAGATATCTGTACATacttttgaagatgttgaaATGATTGATTTTAAAAAGATAGAGACAGGGGCCTTGGCGTGCTAA
- a CDS encoding translation initiation factor 2A (ancestral locus Anc_4.194): protein MASQFFLKTSQDIELFQGYPDFTQSATNPDGSSVTSSLLSPCGRFMALATTESVKVFSGELFDKLLVSLSISNVYNLHFSPSGSYLSSWERPSAQDESHQNVKVWYLNQDFASQSDEHKPVYEYQARTQNGWSLQFSKLDNYAFKQFSTELKIVKLDQTAEEEKKFDFDHPYATLSQSQESEAQMFSTFLVSPAEHPTICTFTPEKSGKPAHLTIWPLVEGQITKKIVTKSFFKADSCQLQWNALGNAVLCVATTDFDSSNKSYYGENTLYLLSFQGVNGALGGNSVRVPLSKEGPIHDFTWSPTSRQFGVIYGYMPATITFFDLRGNVVHSLAEQAKNTMLFSPSGRYILIAGFGNLQGAVQILDRHDKFSCISNFDAANTSVCKWSPGGEFIMTATTSPRLRVDNGVKIWHVTGKMVFVKEFKELLKIDWRPSSKYKTLGNTHVIKNWHEISDSTAPTDPKIHNASQLQIHPTVTEYELKHPRRNGNSGSGAQSKPVGAYRPPHARRAGGSSVPGMNIVNAKPTQRSVPGMVPGMAPPKSSKAAAKNKKKRANKKKGDGEENNDDHESKAGSPAPSASPAGDSPVVKEVASPEEKKIRSLLKKLRAIETLKQRQANGDKLEDTQVLKIQTEEKVLNELKFMGWKEDVAEN from the coding sequence ATGGCATCGCAGTTCTTCCTAAAAACTTCGCAGGATATCGAGTTATTTCAGGGATATCCAGATTTTACCCAGTCTGCTACCAATCCCGATGGCAGCAGTGTTACTTCATCGCTTCTATCGCCTTGTGGTAGATTCATGGCTCTGGCGACCACGGAGTCAGTTAAGGTATTCTCAGGAGAACTTTTCGATAAGCTTTTGGTGTCATTGTCCATCTCAAACGTATACAATCTGCATTTTTCACCATCAGGCAGTTATCTAAGCTCCTGGGAGAGACCTTCCGCTCAGGATGAGTCGCATCAGAATGTCAAAGTATGGTACCTAAATCAAGACTTTGCCAGCCAAAGTGACGAACATAAACCGGTATATGAATATCAGGCCAGAACTCAGAATGGCTGGTCTTTACAGTTTTCGAAGCTGGATAATTACGCATTCAAGCAATTCTCGACGGAGTTGAAGATCGTTAAGCTAGATCAAACTgccgaggaagaaaagaaaTTCGATTTCGATCACCCTTACGCCACTTTGTCTCAATCTCAGGAGTCCGAGGCGCAGATGTTCTCGACATTCCTTGTGTCTCCGGCAGAGCACCCAACGATCTGTACTTTCACACCTGAAAAGTCCGGTAAGCCAGCTCACTTGACTATTTGGCCGCTAGTGGAAGGTCAGATCACGAAGAAAATCGTGACGAAATCGTTCTTCAAGGCGGACTCCTGCCAATTGCAATGGAATGCGCTCGGCAATGCCGTTTTGTGTGTGGCTACGACAGATTTTGACTCTTCGAATAAATCATACTACGGTGAAAACACGTTATACCTGTTGTCATTTCAGGGTGTCAACGGTGCGCTTGGCGGTAACTCTGTCCGCGTACCGCTTTCGAAGGAAGGGCCTATTCATGATTTTACTTGGTCTCCAACTTCAAGACAGTTTGGTGTCATCTATGGCTATATGCCGGCCACTATAACTTTCTTCGATTTAAGGGGCAACGTTGTTCATTCGCTGGCTGAGCAGGCAAAGAATACAATGCTCTTCTCACCAAGTGGCAGGTATATTTTGATCGCAGGCTTTGGAAATTTGCAGGGTGCGGTTCAGATCTTGGATCGTCACGATAAATTTTCTTGCATTTCCAACTTCGATGCCGCAAATACTTCTGTTTGCAAATGGTCTCCCGGCGGAGAATTCATCATGACCGCTACAACTTCGCCACGTTTGAGAGTAGACAACGGTGTCAAGATATGGCATGTAACCGGCAAAATGGTTTTTGTCAAAGagttcaaagagcttttgaagattgaCTGGAGACCTTCATCGAAGTACAAGACCTTGGGAAATACTCACGTCATCAAAAACTGGCATGAAATATCCGACTCAACTGCCCCAACTGATCCTAAGATCCACAACGCGTCACAATTACAGATCCACCCTACCGTGACAGAGTACGAGTTGAAACATCCCAGGAGAAATGGAAACAGTGGAAGTGGAGCTCAAAGCAAGCCTGTTGGTGCTTACAGACCTCCGCACGCCAGAAGGGCTGGTGGCTCCAGCGTTCCGGGGATGAACATAGTAAACGCAAAGCCTACTCAACGAAGTGTTCCAGGCATGGTGCCCGGAATGGCACCCCCAAAGAGCTCAAAAGCTGCTGCCaaaaacaaaaagaagagggcgaacaagaagaagggcgatggcgaagaaaaTAATGATGATCACGAATCAAAAGCTGGTAGTCCTGCTCCCTCTGCATCACCTGCCGGAGATTCCCCAGTCGTTAAGGAAGTTGCATCtcctgaagaaaaaaagatAAGGTCCTTGCTTAAGAAATTGAGAGCCATTGAAACCCTAAAACAAAGACAAGCCAATGGCGATAAACTAGAAGATACTCaagttttgaagattcagaCGGAGGAGAAGGTTCTGAACGAGCTGAAGTTCATGGGTTGGAAGGAAGATGTTGCCGAAAATTAA
- the ILV5 gene encoding ketol-acid reductoisomerase (ancestral locus Anc_4.190), with protein MLRAQAARLICNSRVVTAKRTFALAARAAAYKPAAKQFVKPLVATRGLKQINFGGTVETVYERADWPKEKLLNYFKNDTFALIGYGSQGYGQGLNLRDNGLNVIIGVRKDGASWKAAVEDGWVPGENLFEVEEAVKKGTYVMNLLSDAAQSETWPTLKPLITEGKTLYFSHGFSPVFKNLTHVEPPSNVDVILVAPKGSGRTVRSLFKEGRGINSSYAVWNDVTGSAHEKAQALAVAIGSGYVYQTTFEKEVNSDLYGERGCLMGGIHGMFLAQYEVLRENGHSPSESFNETVEEATQSLYPLIGKYGMDYMYDACSTTARRGALDWYPIFKNALKPVFQDLYESTKNGSETKRSLEFNSQPDYRAKLESELETIRNMEIWRVGKEVRKLRPENN; from the coding sequence ATGTTGAGAGCTCAAGCTGCCAGATTGATCTGTAACTCCCGTGTCGTCACTGCCAAGAGAACCTTTGCTTTGGCTGCCCGTGCTGCTGCCTACAAGCCAGCTGCCAAGCAATTCGTCAAGCCATTGGTTGCTACCCGTGGTTTGAAGCAAATCAACTTTGGTGGTACCGTCGAGACTGTCTACGAGAGAGCCGACTGGCCCAAGGAAAAGCTGTTGAACTACTTCAAGAACGACACGTTTGCCTTGATCGGTTACGGTTCTCAGGGTTACGGCCAAGGGTTGAACTTGAGAGACAACGGCTTGAACGTGATCATCGGTGTCCGTAAGGACGGAGCCTCCTGGAAGGCAGCCGTCGAGGACGGCTGGGTCCCAGGCGAGAACTTGTTCGAAGTCGAAGAGGCCGTCAAGAAGGGTACCTACGTCATGAACTTGCTGTCCGACGCTGCTCAGTCCGAGACCTGGCCCACtttgaagccattgatCACCGAGGGTAAGACCTTGTACTTCTCGCACGGTTTCTCGCCAgttttcaagaacttgaccCACGTCGAGCCACCAAGCAACGTCGACGTGATCTTGGTCGCTCCAAAGGGCTCCGGTAGAACCGTCAGATCGCTGTTCAAGGAAGGCCGTGGTATCAACTCTTCGTACGCCGTCTGGAACGACGTCACCGGCAGCGCGCACGAGAAAGCCCAGGCTTTGGCCGTCGCCATCGGCTCCGGCTACGTGTACCAAACCACCTTCGAGAAGGAGGTCAACTCCGACTTGTATGGTGAGAGAGGTTGTTTGATGGGCGGTATCCACGGTATGTTCTTGGCCCAATACGAAGTGTTGAGAGAGAACGGCCACTCCCCATCCGAGTCCTTCAACGAGACCGTCGAAGAGGCCACCCAGTCCCTATACCCACTGATCGGCAAGTACGGTATGGACTACATGTACGACGCCTGCTCCACCACCGCCAGAAGAGGTGCGCTAGACTGGTACccaatcttcaagaacgCCTTGAAGCCTGTGTTCCAAGACTTGTACGAGTCCACCAAGAACGGGAGCGAGACCAAGAGATCCTTGGAGTTCAACTCGCAACCAGACTACAGAGCCAAGTTGGAGAGCGAGTTGGAGACCATCAGAAACATGGAGATCTGGAGAGTCGGCAAGGAGGTCAGAAAGTTGAGACCAGAAAACAACTAA
- the FMP48 gene encoding protein kinase FMP48 (ancestral locus Anc_4.192), which translates to MYVIIEPIQSGTFSTVYRAWDRRGQRYVALKVIPAEYYRDEIETMRVLRHRNICPMLDFYGDETNCILVLEYCSLGDLCDFIELSRGRGYSAIDVRQMARQIRSALCYAHSLGIAHRDIKPENILLTADGNVKLADWGHAVQGQWSSDTDVGTDAYRSPETFFGKRYDNFKADYWSFGLTLLYALFGKTPFNCPRNCDGTVDPYPNCCENFASFVQDPHQFMYQFYIKPFVESPDASFTGGSDTLPISEIIHICSAVVENLVNIDARKRNLDEFIRVMERSSSQSTGCAFQSESSIRLPPFLRLKS; encoded by the coding sequence ATGTATGTGATCATCGAACCGATCCAGTCGGGAACTTTCAGCACTGTTTATAGAGCTTGGGATAGAAGAGGCCAGCGGTATGTGGCTCTGAAAGTGATACCAGCAGAGTATTATAGAGACGAGATCGAGACGATGCGGGTGTTGCGGCATCGGAACATCTGTCCGATGCTGGACTTCTATGGGGACGAGACCAATTGCATTCTGGTGCTGGAGTATTGTTCGCTGGGCGACCTGTGCGACTTCATCGAGCTATCGAGGGGGCGGGGCTACAGCGCGATCGATGTGCGTCAGATGGCGCGGCAGATCAGATCCGCGCTCTGTTATGCGCACTCGCTCGGGATCGCTCATCGGGATATCAAGCCGGAGAACATTCTGCTCACGGCGGATGGCAATGTTAAGCTGGCGGACTGGGGACATGCCGTGCAAGGCCAGTGGTCTAGCGACACAGATGTCGGCACGGACGCTTACCGGAGCCCGGAGACCTTTTTCGGGAAGAGATACGATAACTTTAAAGCGGATTACTGGTCCTTTGGTTTGACACTGCTGTATGCACTTTTCGGCAAGACACCCTTCAACTGTCCGAGAAACTGTGACGGGACAGTCGATCCATATCCTAATTGCTGCGAAAACTTTGCCAGTTTTGTCCAGGATCCTCATCAGTTCATGTATCAGTTCTATATCAAGCCATTTGTGGAATCCCCAGATGCCTCGTTCACAGGCGGCAGCGATACCTTGCCAATATCTGAAATTATCCATATATGCAGCGCCGTGGTGGAAAACCTGGTAAACATTGATGCGCGGAAAAGGAACCTTGATGAGTTCATCCGTGTAATGGAAAGGAGTTCTTCTCAGTCGACCGGATGCGCTTTTCAATCGGAGTCCTCTATAAGACTCCCGCCTTTTCTTCGGCTGAAGAGCTGA